The following coding sequences lie in one Aquabacterium olei genomic window:
- a CDS encoding AAA family ATPase — protein sequence MKFQGTDQYVATDDLKLAVNAALKLQRPLLVKGEPGTGKTMLAEQVSEALGMPLLQWHIKSTTKAQQGLYEYDAVSRLRDSQLGEEKVRDIHNYIVKGVLWQAFDADQPVALLIDEIDKADIEFPNDLLRELDRMEFYVYETRQLVKAKHRPLVIITSNNEKDLPDAFLRRCFFHYIRFPDPTTMQQIVDVHFPHIKKDLLAAALRHFYEVRNLPGLKKKPSTSELIDWLKLLVAEDIPADALQSQDEKVSVPPLVGALLKNEQDLSLFEKLVYMARHHR from the coding sequence AAATTCCAAGGCACCGATCAATACGTCGCGACGGACGACCTGAAACTGGCGGTCAACGCGGCGCTGAAATTGCAGCGCCCCCTGCTGGTCAAGGGCGAGCCCGGCACGGGCAAGACCATGCTCGCCGAGCAGGTCTCCGAGGCACTGGGCATGCCGCTGCTTCAGTGGCACATCAAGTCGACCACCAAGGCCCAGCAGGGCCTCTACGAATACGACGCGGTCAGCCGCCTGCGCGACAGCCAGCTCGGTGAAGAGAAAGTCCGCGACATTCACAACTACATCGTCAAGGGTGTGCTGTGGCAGGCTTTCGATGCCGACCAGCCCGTGGCGCTGCTGATCGACGAGATCGACAAGGCCGACATCGAGTTCCCCAACGATCTGTTGCGCGAACTCGACCGCATGGAGTTCTACGTCTACGAGACGCGCCAGCTGGTGAAGGCCAAGCACCGCCCGCTGGTCATCATCACGTCGAACAACGAGAAGGACCTGCCGGATGCATTCCTGCGTCGGTGTTTCTTCCATTACATCCGCTTTCCGGATCCGACCACGATGCAGCAGATCGTTGATGTGCATTTCCCACACATCAAGAAAGACCTGCTGGCGGCCGCACTGCGTCACTTCTATGAAGTCCGCAATCTGCCGGGGCTCAAGAAGAAGCCCAGCACGTCCGAGCTGATCGACTGGCTGAAGCTGCTTGTGGCCGAGGACATCCCGGCCGACGCGCTGCAAAGTCAGGACGAAAAGGTGAGCGTGCCGCCGCTGGTGGGCGCGCTGCTCAAGAACGAGCAGGACCTGAGCCTGTTCGAAAAGCTGGTCTACATGGCCCGCCACCACCGCTGA
- a CDS encoding GGDEF domain-containing protein, with product MEASHFLIIYILVTHTLTSGMWWAAGSWMGLSRRASKHWMLSSACFGIGLLLTVLYADSVDTVQWMMAGLLVVVGAVSLRRGMQTFLKLPETACEHALVTLVGVGFALIVALPMGWRGGGMAACTAATAWVLARLALECFRPLRAEFGPETAATHATLMGLVVLTFMTTALALTLPQTPSPWQQLPRDMVYQWLVMGSLTLSILSSFVLGYVVVMRLVRRLEHLSHHDGLTGLLNRRAIEAMLDREVQRLQRFGQPFSLLLIDIDHFKRINDRLGHAAGDAVLAAVAGALKEEAREVDRVARFGGEEFCVVLPHTSEEGALHAAERLRAAVAALDVRWGDEGVSVTISIGLACAEHPTETLSQLLRRADEALYQAKAAGRNRVVLSMLPAAA from the coding sequence ATGGAAGCGTCCCATTTTCTGATCATCTACATTCTGGTCACCCACACGCTGACGTCGGGCATGTGGTGGGCCGCGGGCAGCTGGATGGGGCTGTCGCGTCGGGCTTCCAAGCACTGGATGCTGTCCAGCGCCTGCTTCGGCATCGGCCTGTTGCTGACCGTGCTGTACGCCGACAGTGTGGACACGGTGCAGTGGATGATGGCCGGGCTGCTGGTGGTGGTGGGGGCCGTGAGCCTGCGCCGCGGGATGCAGACCTTCCTCAAGCTGCCGGAGACGGCGTGCGAGCACGCGCTGGTCACCCTGGTGGGGGTCGGGTTCGCGCTGATCGTGGCCCTGCCGATGGGCTGGCGAGGCGGCGGGATGGCGGCGTGCACCGCGGCCACAGCCTGGGTGCTGGCCCGCCTGGCGCTGGAGTGCTTCCGTCCCCTCAGGGCGGAGTTCGGCCCCGAGACCGCCGCCACCCACGCCACGCTGATGGGACTGGTGGTGCTGACTTTCATGACGACCGCCCTGGCCCTCACCCTGCCCCAAACCCCGTCGCCCTGGCAGCAGTTGCCGCGCGACATGGTCTACCAATGGCTGGTGATGGGCAGCCTCACGCTGTCGATCCTCTCCAGTTTCGTGCTGGGCTATGTGGTGGTGATGCGCCTGGTGCGACGCCTCGAACACCTGTCGCACCATGACGGCCTGACCGGCCTGCTGAACCGCCGCGCCATCGAGGCCATGCTCGACCGGGAGGTGCAGCGGCTGCAGCGTTTTGGCCAACCGTTCTCGCTGCTGCTGATCGACATCGACCACTTCAAGCGCATCAACGACCGCCTGGGCCACGCCGCCGGCGACGCGGTGCTGGCCGCCGTGGCCGGAGCCCTGAAGGAAGAGGCGCGCGAGGTGGACCGCGTGGCGCGCTTTGGTGGCGAGGAGTTCTGCGTGGTGTTGCCGCACACCAGCGAGGAAGGCGCCCTGCACGCAGCCGAGCGCCTGCGGGCCGCCGTGGCGGCGCTCGACGTGCGCTGGGGCGACGAAGGCGTGTCGGTCACGATCAGCATCGGGCTGGCCTGCGCCGAGCATCCGACCGAGACGCTGTCGCAGTTGCTGCGGCGGGCCGACGAGGCCCTCTATCAAGCCAAGGCCGCCGGCCGCAACCGCGTGGTGCTGTCCATGCTGCCCGCTGCGGCGTGA